The region ACACCAGGAGCTCCCCAAGAAGTTGATCCCAAAGTTCTAGAACAACAGCTCCTAGGCAACATTCGCGTCAGTCAACCCCAGCTGGAGCCGGTCATTCGATTACCGGGGTCTTCAGTGGTGAAAGGCACAGTTACAAACAATAACCGCCAACCGGTAACCATCCAATCCATTAACTATGAGGTGGTGGGGCCCGACGGCCAAGTTCTGCAAACAGGTGCCGTGACGCCGGAACCCGCAACGGTAGGTCCTGGTCAGACGGTGACGTATCAACAAATGCTGCCTACGGTGCCAGCGGATATTGGGGCCCAGGTGCGCCTGATGCAGCCAGCAGTGCAGCTTCAAGGGGGTGTCTAGACTTCTTCGCCTCGGTATCACCGGGGGGATTGCCTGCGGTAAATCCGTGGTGGCGGGTTATTTGCAGCGGCAGTATGGGGTGCCCATTGTCGATGCTGATGTATTAGCGCGGCAGGTGGTTGCCGTGGGCACACCCATTTATCAAGCCATTGTCGATCGCTATGGGGATGGGATTTGCCGTAGGGATGGTACCCTGGATCGCTCCCGTTTAGGGGAAATTGTCTTTGCTCAGCCGCAGGAGCGCCAATGGCTAGAGGCGCAAATTCACCCTGCGGTGGTTGCCGAGATGGAGCAAGCGATGGCTACCTGTGATCAACCCCTGATGGCCTTGGTTATTCCCCTACTGTTTGAAGCCCATCTTGAAGGCTTGGTGGATCACATTTGGGTAGTCGCCACTCCCCCTGAGCAACAGTTAGCTCGTCTGCAGCAGCGCGATCGCCTCTCTGCCCATGCCGCTGGCCAACGCCTAGCCAGTCAACTGCCCCTAGAGGAAAAAATTCGGCGGGCAGATACAGTGCTCTGGAATACAGGTTCCCTTGAGGAGCTTTACCGTCAGGTGGATCAGGCCTTTTCCTTACTGGGCAGAGGTGGCAAGGGAGGTTAGCCCCATCGTGACCTGCTGTAGGAAACTTTCTGGATGGATGGGCAAGGGAATGTAGCGATCGACCCCTTGGTAATTGCCCTTTGATCCCAAGATGAAAATCTTGAGTTGCTCAGGGGTACAGCGTTGTCGCAACTGATCCACTAGCTCCTGCACATCGCCATAGCTAAAGGGCTCCGCCAAGAGAACGGCAATTGGTGTCAGTGCCAGCAAGCGTTCCACTTCACCATCCACCAGCCAAATGACTTGATAGCCTGCGGTGGTCAAAATCGAGCAGATCAGGGTGGATGTGGCTTCATCCTCACTCACAAGAACAATTCGCCCTTCAGGTTCAACCAACACCTCCGTTGTTGCCAGAGGCGGGACATCCAGCTTGGGTTTAGGGGGATCTGGCAGCGGGTCTGAAATTGCCGGCAGCCCCACTGTGAAGGTACTGCCTTTGCCTTCGGTGGAGTCAACATCAATCCAGCCATGGTGCAGATCCACCCACTGCTTGGTGAGGGCTAACCCCAAACCTGCTCCGGTATAGGCGCGGCCAAAGGAGCTATCCAATTGTTGAAATTTTTGAAATAGTAAGGATTGCAGGTGAGCAGGGATGCCAATACCAGTGTCTTGTACTTGGAAAATCAGCTCATCCTCTTTCCACCAAGCCCGTAGGATCACTTCCCCCATGGCAGGGGTGAACTTGATGGCGTTGCTGAGGAGGTTAATGAGAATTTGCTGGATGCGGCGATAGTCTCCCCAAAAGCGATCGCGAGTAGGGGGAATCATCAGTTGGTGGCGCAGGTTCACCTGATGGCGGTGGGCTTGGGGTTTGACGACTTCAAGGCAGTCCGCACACAGTTGCCGAATCGAAAAGGCGCTGCGATGGAGCTGCGATCGCCCCAATTCTGCCTCCGAGAGATCGAGAATGCTGTTGATTAACTCCAGCAGGTGGGTGCCACTCTCATGGATAATTTCCAGATATTCCCGCTGTTTTGCTGTCAATGGGCCAAGGGGCCAGCGCAGTAGGGTGGCAGAAACGCCAATGACACAGGTGAGGGGCGTGCGCAGTTCATGACTCATGGTCGCCAAAAAGTCGTTTTTAATGCGGTGGGCGGCTTCCATAGCACTTAGGGCTTCCCGCAGCGCTTGGGTGCGTTCATTCACCCGCTGTTCCAGGGTGGCCTTTTGCTGTTGTAATTCGCTGTAGAGTTGCGCTTGGTAAATGGCAATGCTCAGGTGTTGACTGAGGTGGGTGAGAAATTCAACCTCCTGGGGTTGCCACTGGCGGGGGCGATCGCACTGGTGGGCAATGAGCACTCCCCAGAGCCGATCTTGAACAATAATCGGCACAATTAGCCATGACTTGATCTGCCAGTGGGCGGCAAAGGACTGGAGGCAGGGCACCGCCCCATAGAACTGTTGAATGTCACTGACCACAATCGCCTCACCCTGACTCAGGCGCTGATAGCTACTGCTAGGTAACCCTGACCACTGCCAACAGTCATCCCATATCCCCAAGACCGAGGGAATTTCGCTATTGCGGCAGGATTCATAGGTGATTTGGCCGCGCAGTTCCCCTTCGGTCTGAGCGAATTGCCCCACCAGCAACCGATCCACATCCAAAAACTCGCGAATGCGATCCACGGCTATTTTCAGGAGTTCAGGCAACTCCAGGCTCTGGCGAATTTGGGTTGTCACCTGATGCAGCAGCCGTTCTTGGGCTTGGCGTTCATTGAGGGCCGCCGTGACTAGGGGTTGGCAACTTTGGCACTGGGCAGTCGTTTCTTCACCGAGGACTGCCATGAGGGCGATCGCCAGATCAGCGGGCAACATCTGTTCCTTGGCATTTAAGGGACTCAGTTGCTGCAAAACAGCACGGATCAGGGGGCGACGGTTCACAGGAACTTGGCTGCGGATTTTGCGCAAAAAGCGGGCGATCGCCCTAGGGTTAGTGAGAATTGCTACCCGATAGGTACTCATCTGCGGCACGGGTTCTGCCTGCAATAGCAGCGCAAAGCTCTCTGCCACGACAATGAGAAAGGGAGCATCAGTAGAGGCGATCACCTCTTCACGGGTGAGGACAGTTGCCCCGCGACGGCTTGCTTGTGCGAGGAGGACTGTGGCGATTCGCTCGTAGAGAAATGCTGGTAGAATTCGATCAAAGATGGGCTGGGGCATCGTTTCTTAAGTTCAATCCTTGATCGCTTCGTTGCAGGAAAGGGCATTGCCATGGGGCTTGCGATCGCTAGCGGCTTTTTCCATTAATTTCTGTTGTAGTGACTCAGGGGGTATAAGGGGGAAAGCCCACCAGTTTTTTTAATGATTGCTGTCAACCTATGCATCGAATTCTTACATTGAATGATCTCACTGTTGCTACAGATAACAGCAATGTTGCATTTCTACAGCAAAGCAGTGCTCCCATCGTTATTTTAACGGGAGCGGATACGGATATTGCTCTGCTGGCCCAAGCCTACCACCAACTGCCAAAGGACTTTCCCCCTTTGCGTCTTGCTAACTTACTTCATTTACAAGCGGCAGCGGCGATTGATGACTATGGCGATCGCGTTCTAGCCAAGGCCGATGTTGTGGTGATTCGCCTCTTGGGAGGACGGGGCTATTGGAGCTATGGCCTCGAGGTGGCGCAGCAAATGGTCAGCGATCGCGGCGGCCAGTTGATTTTGCTGCCGGGGGACGATCGCCCTGATCTAGAACTGATGAGCCTCTCCAGTTGGCCACTGGCGCAAGTTGATCGCCTCTGGCAATACTTTTGCGAGGGAGGACAGGAAAATATTCAGTGGGCCCTAGAGTTTATTGGTCACTACGGCTGCGGTTGGGGGGCTCCTCCCCGTCCCCCCCAAAGGATTCCCCGCTGGGGCACCTATCCAATTTCGGGGCAGATCCCCAAGGACTGGCCGCAGGTGGGGATTCTCTTTTACCGTGCCCATTACTTGGCGGGTAACACTGCTGTGATTGAGGCCCTTGCTCAGGCCTTGATGCAGCGGCAATTGGCACCTGTTGCCGTGTTTGTCTCCTCGCTCCAAGACCCAGAAATTCAACGGGGACTGCTGGCAGCGTGGCAGGGCAAGGTGGAACTGATTCTGAATACGACGGGGTTTGCGATCGCTAAAGCCAGCGAGGTTGATCTTTGGCAGCAGTTGGATGTTCCGGTGTTACAGGTCATTCTCAGCAGCAGCACCTACGAGACTTGGCAACAGCAGCCCCAAGGACTGACGCCCCGTGACCTGGCAATGCACGTGGTTTTGCCGGAGGTGGATGGCCGCATCATTACCCGTGCCGTCTCCTTTAAGGCGGTCTCCCAAATTCAACCAGAGGTGGAAACCGCCGTGACCACTTATGCCCCAGTGGGCGATCGCCTAGACTGGGTCAGTGATTTGGCGGCCAACTGGCTGAAACTCCGCCGCAAAGCCCCTGCGGAACGCCGCATTGCCCTGATTTTAGCCAACTACCCCTGCCGGGATGGTCGTCTTGCCAATGGCGTGGGCCTTGACACCCCCAACAGTACCGTGGAACTGCTCAAAGCACTTCAGGCCGCTGGCTACGATCTGGGTCCTGACCCTCTGCCTAGGGATGGCGATGCCCTAATCCAACACCTCAGCCGTTACCGCACCAACGACCCTGAAGGCAATCACTGGCGGCTGCCCCGCTATACCCTCTCCCTTGACACCTACCAGCACTATTTTC is a window of Thermosynechococcus vestitus BP-1 DNA encoding:
- a CDS encoding FxLYD domain-containing protein: MLKRYRSPFPLWLTSIVLLGAIAPLPALAQRAAGDIVIIGNSPSEWGRNQRYWNHLLNLSGAAAAASAPTTPGAPQEVDPKVLEQQLLGNIRVSQPQLEPVIRLPGSSVVKGTVTNNNRQPVTIQSINYEVVGPDGQVLQTGAVTPEPATVGPGQTVTYQQMLPTVPADIGAQVRLMQPAVQLQGGV
- the coaE gene encoding dephospho-CoA kinase (Dephospho-CoA kinase (CoaE) performs the final step in coenzyme A biosynthesis.); translation: MSRLLRLGITGGIACGKSVVAGYLQRQYGVPIVDADVLARQVVAVGTPIYQAIVDRYGDGICRRDGTLDRSRLGEIVFAQPQERQWLEAQIHPAVVAEMEQAMATCDQPLMALVIPLLFEAHLEGLVDHIWVVATPPEQQLARLQQRDRLSAHAAGQRLASQLPLEEKIRRADTVLWNTGSLEELYRQVDQAFSLLGRGGKGG
- a CDS encoding hybrid sensor histidine kinase/response regulator, with the translated sequence MPQPIFDRILPAFLYERIATVLLAQASRRGATVLTREEVIASTDAPFLIVVAESFALLLQAEPVPQMSTYRVAILTNPRAIARFLRKIRSQVPVNRRPLIRAVLQQLSPLNAKEQMLPADLAIALMAVLGEETTAQCQSCQPLVTAALNERQAQERLLHQVTTQIRQSLELPELLKIAVDRIREFLDVDRLLVGQFAQTEGELRGQITYESCRNSEIPSVLGIWDDCWQWSGLPSSSYQRLSQGEAIVVSDIQQFYGAVPCLQSFAAHWQIKSWLIVPIIVQDRLWGVLIAHQCDRPRQWQPQEVEFLTHLSQHLSIAIYQAQLYSELQQQKATLEQRVNERTQALREALSAMEAAHRIKNDFLATMSHELRTPLTCVIGVSATLLRWPLGPLTAKQREYLEIIHESGTHLLELINSILDLSEAELGRSQLHRSAFSIRQLCADCLEVVKPQAHRHQVNLRHQLMIPPTRDRFWGDYRRIQQILINLLSNAIKFTPAMGEVILRAWWKEDELIFQVQDTGIGIPAHLQSLLFQKFQQLDSSFGRAYTGAGLGLALTKQWVDLHHGWIDVDSTEGKGSTFTVGLPAISDPLPDPPKPKLDVPPLATTEVLVEPEGRIVLVSEDEATSTLICSILTTAGYQVIWLVDGEVERLLALTPIAVLLAEPFSYGDVQELVDQLRQRCTPEQLKIFILGSKGNYQGVDRYIPLPIHPESFLQQVTMGLTSLATSAQ